The Chaetodon auriga isolate fChaAug3 chromosome 20, fChaAug3.hap1, whole genome shotgun sequence genome contains the following window.
TCAGCACATGAGTGAGTGGGCGGGGCACCTGCAGaaggcacagacagagacagggagagacacacGGGGAGGAAGATAACCAACACACGGGAAGGCCGGAGGTCCAAACACGTCCAGCTGGTCGAACAGCTTCGCTCAGCTGCTTTTAAGTGTCTGCACAAACAAGACCAAAGCAATGACACACTGTTGATCTGTTTCTCATCCATTAAAGAACATTTTATGAGAGAAAACTAGCAgaatgttaaaaaatgaaatgcagcagcacatccaAACCACTCACACTCCCTCACATGGACTAAATGTTAATAAACAATGTTGATGCTGAACCTCTCAGTTAATGTTCACTGCAAGTCTTTCCTACAGTGATACAGCATCTGCAGATCTTGGAAATGTATTAAATTGTAGAAGAAGAAGCCGGGAACATTGTCATTGTTCCTTCGTTTCTGCAGTAAAAAGTCCCAGGAGTGTCTCGTCTTGCAGAGCTCACACACTTTGCCGAGTGTTTGAAGGATGTTTCCTTTGAGGACTCAGCAGCTCAGTCTCACTCAGACGTTAACGAGCCTCAGCTCGAGCATATGAGCATGCAGCATGTGCAGAACTTCTTCACTAGGATGTCAAATAAAGTCAGATTCAGTCCACAGCTTcagcaaactgttctgtttctgtgcagcgTTGCACTCGTTGAGTTCAGGCACATTGTGACCGAatggaaacagcagcatcatcgagctgtttgctttgtctctGCACCACGAAAATCAGCGACTCACACAGATCCCTGCAGGACTGTGTTCAGCACTCAGCCCCATTAAATCAATTACACGTTGAATTACTGTCTGATAATTACTGATTTCACCACAAGATGGAGCTGCAGTGGTAAAAATGAACAGCACAGGCGACGGACGATGATGTGTCTGCGAAACTGACTGAATGTGTCTGAACGGGTTTCTGACACATTAACTGTGTTTGCGGAGGATGAAGATGCTGCTGAAAGGCTTTGATTCAGCGTCATGTTTCAATTAAGAAGTTAATACAAAGAGTAAGATCATCTTCTCGTTCACGCTGATTAAAGAAGCGAAGAGCAGAAATCTCTGTGACCacaggaacacttcatccttcaacatcaacacaccTGGAGATatgagcttttcactggacaggaagaggaTGCTAAGAGTAATCTgtaagtaactaaagctgtcagacaaatgtagtgcaGTGAAAAGTGCAATATGTGTCTCTGAGATGAAGTGGAAgcaacaaaatggaaatattcaagtacaagtaccttaagtacagtacttgagtaaatgtactcttACATTCACAACAGGACACATTTGAACCATAAAGGACGTTCATATTAGTGGAAGAACTCGACTGAACTTTGAATCCGTCTGACAGCTTTTAGTAATTTAGTAAAGAGACGAACTGAAGAGTTTCTGATCAATAAGTTTAAAGAAGGTAAAGTGAGAAGACGttaaagtgttttctgttcaaCAACCAGAGCGTTTTCATTAttcttcaaattaaaacagcatttaattAAAACAGCCTGCCACTATTTTTTATCACAGCATCATAAAATCAACGTTCAGCCTGTAAAAACAGTGTCATGGAAGCTTTTGGGCAAACAGGAGCCGCTACACGCTGTTAGAGAAAGATAATTAAAGGCTATAAAATCACTTGTCAGAACAATATCACCTTGATTTATATTTACAAGTGTGAAGATGTTTCATTAGCGATGTGCCACTTTTTGATTTATTCCCTCAGATGTTTGTACAGTTTACTGATTTACTGAGTGTTCAGCAGGTTGTTCCAGCGTGTAAAATCATATGTAAAAtccacaaaagacaaaagatgtACCAAAAGGGCAGAACAACTGTTTATTTTCCTAAATGTTACACCAGtaagaacaaaaaacatctgcaaaaagctTTGTgaagaaaatctacaaaaatactgtgaaaaacatacaaaaataaagcctgtgtgtgagagcaacGCATCAGTCCTCATCAGCACAGAAGTACCCTGACccagcagagaaacactgtgtgtcatgaaatctcagaggaaaaacagctggAGGACCATCAGAGCGTCCAAACAAGTTTTAGCTGTTAAAGCATGAAATGATTACTGGCCAGGTTCAAACGTACACTCAGactgtttggatgtttttgtcCTCCCGTTCGAGGCAGCTCATAGCTTCCACTCATCTCTGCAGCGTATGCATGCAGAGTAACACTGACTCCACGCGACGTGATCGATAACACTACTCAAAATAAGgttcacaggtgagaggatcatgagtGGGTctgaaaggggcgtcctggaaaggctcagtcgaccacaagcgaggatggagcgaggttgaccactttgtgaacacatgactggatgaaggagattaatacatgcCTCATGCTACCTGATTTGTAGCAAATGGGCTAACACACGTAAAACCACTGAGCCTTTAAAGATAAAGCTGGTGACATTTAGCTCATCGGTTCCTAATGAAGAtcctgaagcagctgaaaaacagctgatcactgtagtttttatcaaacGTTACTAACAGGAGGAAATAGGAaaatttgttggggactattttcagcagcggatgaatCCATGTTTGgtgctgtgtgagtgtttgtggcagcaggactgtgtgtgcgtgtgcgagtcagaataaactacagtgtgtgttgattgatgtgtttttagcCACGTTAGCACAGCGACTCGACAGGTGGTCTGTCCAACAACCACAGGACGGACTGCCATGAAATCACGCTCACGCTCTCCCTGTGATGTATCCTCATTTCTTTGGTGACTCCCTCAAATTTCATCTTGTGCCACCAGCAGGTGCACGTTCCCTATAattcccatcatcctttgcGCTTAGtgctttagcatgctaacacactcaacTAAGACAGTGTCAAAggctgctaaacatcaacatgttataCAGCatactgacattagcatttagctagtagagcctcacagagctgccttCATGACTGTCTTAGTGTTGGTAGTTTTCAGAAAACACTGGAGGAATTAGATAGATCAGGCTTTATACTACTTGTGTGCAGGATGACTtgattttggtcattttgaggGATTTGTCAAGAAAACtaagaaaaatattaaatgttgcCAACTTTATCCTCTAAGGCCACcaagagaaagagcaaagagcagcaggaacagctCGTCAGCCCGACAGTCACAGCCGAGGGAACATGGAGCCCGCAGTGATGAAGGACAGCCCCGTCTTCTCCTCTATCCATCGGTTGTAGTTGGTCACTCTGGTGTAAACGCCGGGTCGAAACTCCTTGGCGCAGCCTTCGCCCCAGCTGATGACGCCGAACAGGAAGAGCCTGCCGTCGACCTCGCACACCAGAGGCCCTCCTGAGTCTCCCTGTTGGAAGGAAAACGAGCGGCATTAAAGGGAATCCAAGCTGATCTGTGGAAGCCTGATCGAGTTTGGGCTTGTTGTGAATACCTCGCAGGCATCCTGGCTCCAGTCAGGACGCCCGGCACAAAACATGTTGTCGGTGATCATGTTTTCATAATAGTCCTTGTGTCGACACACATCGTCGGCGAGGAGGTTCACCTGAGCCTCTCTGAGGTACTGAGACTTGTACCACAGACCTGCAGAGAATAAAAACTGCTAAAACCACACAAATACTGTGCAAGTTATTACGGCTTGAAAAGTACACATAATTAGAGGAGGAGGGAACTGATTTATTTAAGTGCTGTACTTAAGTCCTCTGGGAGCTTTCAGCTGCACCTCATGGCCTTCACATGGGGATCAACGCGGATCAAGGATGATCTTTTCAGTGTCAGATGTGATCCATGATCCTTCCTCAGCCagtggagctgaagaagaccatgagacacagctgaaagCTCACAGAAGCGAGGCGATGAGTGGTGATGAGTGAAACATGGCTGCAGGCTTCGGCTCATCTTCACCACATGTGGGCGTAATGTTTgagtgtccacatacttctTGCCATATGTCCACTGTCACACAGGACAGCAGTGTTCAGAGGAGTCTCCTCACCGAATTTCTCTTTTCCATATCCAGCGATCTCACAGGTGAAACCAGACTGGAGTCTCTGCTGAGGCGGCGGCAGGCAGACGGTCTTCACCGAGCTGGTCTGTACTGCACATTTCCCCCGGGTGGCCTTCAGCCTCACCAGAGCTGCAACACAGTTATCAAGGAATCACCGCTGTCATTTCATCACCTCATCAGTGCTGGAGCGTCTACGGACGTGTTCATACCGATGTCGTTGTTGAAGTTCCCCGCGCTGTTGTTGAACCCCTTGTGGACGATGATCTCCTCCACCCTGAACGTTTGCTCCACAGTCGGGTCGCTCTCATTCAGAGCATTTTTCCCCAAGACGACGGAGAAGCGGCGGGTTTTGGTGCCAGAGCTGCAACACAAATTCACAAGACAAGTCCAATcaacctgctgctcctcagcacCTGCCGTGGTTACAGTAAGTGACCTCATGTCCTACCCTTCAGGGAAGCAGTGGGCAGCTGTGAGGACCCAGCAGGCTGAGATCAGACTGCCCCCGCAGCGGAAAACCCTCTCCTTGGATTTGCTCCGCCAAAATATGGCAGCGACCCACGGGTGGGATTCCACAGTGGCAACTGTTCCACCCACGATCTTCATCAGCTTTCTCCTGCTGCGCTGGCCACATGTGGACTCTGCAGCTGGGGGATGAAAGCGAACTCAGAACAGTCGAGGGAAGCATGAAAATGGGACACGACGAGTTCAGCAAGGCAGTGAAGTTACCTGGCTCCGGATCAGCgggtgcaggtggaggcggggCCGGAACTGCAAGATTACAGAGTTTTTAACGCTGATGAAACATGCCCTCTGGTTTCCATTTTCTTGGAACACTAATGAGAGAAAGCACTTACTGGACCCAGAGCCGCAATGTGCAACAGCACAGTACTCCCACACCAGACGCTGGCTCTTCCGCACATAACACCACGGACGGCGTCTGTAGCGAAGGTTTCTGTGGGAAAAACATTTAatccatcaaactgtacaacatGAAGATGGTAGTTATTATCACATGTGACATATGAGGTTTTCTCCAGCACATTGgatctgaaataaaacaataagaaaGAGGCTTTAAGAGATGGATTTTAGctttaaaggccctgaaaacagctgaaactaCACTCTCAGAGGCTTTAAAAGTGCTCTTGGAGCACAGGACTGCTCAGTTCGTCTCGTTTGGATGTGAATGCCTTCAGGTCAAAGCTGAGAGGGAACACCTTCAGTCCAAGATGACAGCGATGCATCTACAATGCGAGCCCCATGGTCTCAGCGCCTCCTGGGTTCTCTCTGCCCTTTAGCTGCTGTTTCCACCATCTTCTCagatgttaaactgtgtgttgttgtaCTGGAGCTAATATACAACAAAGCTACATAAGTCTGATCTGGAGGATCGAACCGCAGACCTCCTGCGATTGGTAGCCAACTAGTTCTTTCACCTGACGTACTGCTAATACGTAGTATTTCAGGCTGTACATGTTGTATATCTGGAGTAATGACAGCCTACCTGCAGTAGTTGTGTCTCCCTGAATTAACATCTGAAGACAAGTACAGCTTCCTGGTGTCCGAGTCCCACTGCTCACATGTTCGTCCGCTCTCTGATTTTGATACAGTGCCTCTGTACATCAGTCCCATGCCCACGTAGCACTGATCGTCTTGTACTGAAGGAACAGAGGGATGGTTTGATTAAACGTGAAAAAGGTAAATGCACATCGGTTTGCAGCTGAGCTTCTTACCCGTTTGACAGTTTTTCCCCTCAAAACcgtcagcacacaaacaaaacatgtgttCACCAGAAGTCAAGGCTGGAACTGAGGTGCCTCCATTCAGACAGACGTAACCTGAAACAGAGGATGCACTTCATGCTCACAGCAGCCTG
Protein-coding sequences here:
- the plaub gene encoding plasminogen activator, urokinase b, coding for MTTQTSFAVLMCTLAALSAAEEGLLSERRWNKLSIFSASASASASASASASSSLSSSSSFSSSFESSGYVCLNGGTSVPALTSGEHMFCLCADGFEGKNCQTVQDDQCYVGMGLMYRGTVSKSESGRTCEQWDSDTRKLYLSSDVNSGRHNYCRNLRYRRRPWCYVRKSQRLVWEYCAVAHCGSGSIPAPPPPAPADPEPAAESTCGQRSRRKLMKIVGGTVATVESHPWVAAIFWRSKSKERVFRCGGSLISACWVLTAAHCFPEGSGTKTRRFSVVLGKNALNESDPTVEQTFRVEEIIVHKGFNNSAGNFNNDIALVRLKATRGKCAVQTSSVKTVCLPPPQQRLQSGFTCEIAGYGKEKFGLWYKSQYLREAQVNLLADDVCRHKDYYENMITDNMFCAGRPDWSQDACEGDSGGPLVCEVDGRLFLFGVISWGEGCAKEFRPGVYTRVTNYNRWIEEKTGLSFITAGSMFPRL